AACTGCAAGGTCAGCTATTGTAGTGTCCTCTGTCTCGCCTGATCTGTGAGAAATGATTGCTGTGTACCCGGCTCTCTTAGCCATCTCGATTGCATCCAAGGTTTCTGTAAGAGTTCCAATCTGATTAAGTTTTATGAGAATAGAATTTGCTATTCCCTCTTCAATTCCTTTTTCCAAAATTTTTGTATTTGTTACAAAAATATCATCTCCGACAAGCTGGACTTTTTTGCCAAGTCTCTCAGTCATCATTTTCCAGCCCTTCCAGTCATTCTCTGCAAGTCCGTCTTCGATGGAAAGAATTGGATATTTGTTAGTCCATTTTTCATAATAGGAAACAATCTCTTCTGAAGAGATGTTCTTGCCGTCAAATTTATAATTATTTTTAGAATAAAGCTCTGATGCTGCAACATCAAGCGCAATATAGACATCTTTCCCTGGCTTGTATCCTGCTTTCTCGATTGCCTGCATAACAAGTTCTATGGCTGCTTCATTTCCATTAAGATCAGGTGCAAATCCTCCCTCGTCGCCTACTGCAGTATTAAGTCCTTTGGATTTTAGAATAGTCTTAAGGTTATGGAATATCTCGACTCCTGCTCTTAATGCAGACGCAAAACTTTCTAATCCAAGAGGCATTATCATAAATTCCTGAATATCAAGATTATTGTCAGCGTGTGCGCCGCCGTTCAGTATGTTCATCATTGGTATCGGAAGTTGTTTTACATTACATCCGCCGATGTATCTGTATAAAGGCATTCCTGCTTCGTCAGCAGATGCCTTGCAGACAGCAAGCGAGGCTCCTAGTATTGCATTTGCGCCGAGTCTGCTTTTATTTTCTGTTCCGTCGAGTTCTATGAGAAGATTGTCTATATAAGTCTGATCATATGAGTCAAGTCCTCTTATTGCCGGTCCAATCTCTTTTACAATATTTGTTACTGCGTTTAAAACTCCTTTTCCAAAAAATCTTTTGCCGCCGTCTCTTAATTCAAGCGCTTCTCTTTGCCCTGTTGATGCGCCGGAAGGCACTGCTGCCCTGCCGATTGCCCCGCTGTCAAGATATACCTCAGCCTCTATTGTAGGATTTCCTCTTGAATCAATTATTTCACGCGCATGTACATCTGTAATCTGTCCCATAAAATGCCTCCTGTATGAAAATGGTATTTATATTATAAATTTTTTAGTGACTTTTTGAGAACATGGATTGCCTCATTATGAGCATCTTCTGAGGCCTCCATTAAGCCTTCTGATAAGGTCGGGTGAGCGTGTATTGTATTTGCAATATCTTTGATCTTAAGCCGTGTTTTTATTGCAATCGCTCCTTCATGGATAAGATCGGAAGCATGAGGTCCGATAATATGCATGCCAAGAATCCTGTCATCTTTTTTATCTCCAATCACTTTTATAAATCCTGATATTTCTCCAATTGCATGTGCCTTGCCAAGATTCCTGAATTGGAAATAACCTTTTATTATGTCTATGCCTTTTTCCAATGCCTGATGCTCTCTTAGGCCGACGGATCCAATTTCAGGAGATGTGAATATTGCTGCAGGAACAGCATCGTAGTCCATCAATGCTTTTTCTCCTGATGCATTCAGCGAAGCAACAATTCCCTGTTTTGATGCAATATGCGCCAGAAGCATTTTCCCGGTAACATCTCCTATGGCATATATTCCGGCGGCATTTGTTTCCATTTTTTCATTTACTAATATCTCGCCTTTTTCTCCGATCTGAATTCCTGCGTTTTCCAGTCCCATAAAGTCGCTGTTAAAAGTCCTTCCTATAGATACTATTATTTTTTCAGTTATGATTTCTTTCCCGTCAGATAAAATTGCACGTACGCCGTTGTCTATTTTTTCAATCTGTTCAACCTTGGCATTTGTAAGAAGCGTGATCTTTTTCTTTTTCAGTTCTCTTTCAAGCTGTTCAGATATTTCAATATCCTCAAGAACTACAGCCCTTGACATCATCTCCACCATTGTTACTTCGCTGCCTAGTTCTTTGTAGATACAGGCAAATTCACAGCCCATGACCCCTGCACCAATTATAAGAACACTTTTGGGAATTGATGTGAGATTTAATGCATCTGTGCTTGAGAAAATCTTCTGGCCGTCGAATTTCAACAAAGGTATTTCGGCAGGTCTTGAGCCTGTAGCAATAATAGTTTTTTCTGTTTTTATATTTTCAATAGAACCATCTTTGCTTTTTATCTGAATTTCTTGAGGAGAGATAAATGAGGCTTGTCCTTCTTTAAATGTGATTCCCCAGCTTTTAAACAATGTTCTGATGCCTTTGGCCTGAACAGATATTATATTGTTTTTTCTCTGATTAATTTTCTGAGCGTTTGCGAGAATTTCACCTTTTACTTCTATTCCGAACTCATCCAGTCTTTTTGCTTTTGCAAATGCTTCTGAAGACGCTATAAGCGCCTTTGCCGGAATACAGCCACAATTAAGGCATGTGCCTCCAACCTCGTCCTTCTCTATTACAGTGACCTGCGCTCCTCTCTGTGCAGCTTTGATTGCTGCTACATAGCCTCCTGGTCCTGAACCAAGGACGATCTGTTTCATTTACTTTGATTCTTCTTCAATATGCTTTTCATATTCTGAGGCATCAAGCAGGTCTTCCAGCTCTGATTCGTCTTCCATCTCGATTACCGCTATCCAGCCTTTTCCATATGGCTCTTCATTCATTATTTCAGGTGACTCTGAAAGATCGTCATTTACTGCAACGATATTCCCGCTTACAGGACTTATAACAGAAGAAGTTGCTTTTGTTGATTCGATCTCTGCTAACTCAGTATTAATGTCAATTGTCGTGTCTGTTTCCGGAAGGTCGATATAAACAATATCTCCAAGAGCGTCCTGAGCATAATCAGTAATTCCTATTGTTGCTTTTTTCCCCGATACTTTAACCCACGTGTGTTCTTTGTGATATTTGAGATCCTCTGGAGTCATTTTCTCCTCCTGCATTTTTGGAATTTTAATGCTGTGATTTCATATCATACATTTTTTTTGCTGGTCAAGAAAACAATAAAAGTATTTTATAATTTTTTTTCATATATCCTGTATTTTTTATAAAGCCTGCCGCCTATCATCTCGACGAGCTGTTGTACAGGTTTATTATCTTCTAATATCCATGAGAACTCAACTCTTTTGTAATTTCCTGTTTTTATTCCCCTGAATCCTTCTCTGAAAAGGATGGCGTCCACTCCTCTGAACCTGTATTCTTCCTTAATGCCAAGAAGCAGCATCCTCAAGTCTTTTATTTTTCTCGAATAATAAAGTGCTTTTACAATTGTGATTGGATTAAGCTTTCCTTTCATTTGTCTCAATACATAATTAAAATCAGGGAGCATGCCCATAAACCCGACAGGTCTTGAATTATGTTCAGCGATCAATGTAAGTTCAGGGACAACTATATCTTTTAATCGTTTTCCGAGATGATCAAGCTCCTCGTCAGTCAAAGGTATGAATCCCCAGTTATTTTTCCATGCGGAATTATAAATATCCTTGAATGCTTCCATTTCGGCTTTAAAATTCTTTTTATTCACAGGCCTCACTGTAATTCTTCTTTTTTCTGCTATTGCAGCGACTCTGAGTATTTTTTCAGGAAGCTCGGATTCTACGTTATATATATAGCCATACAGGTCTTTTGATTTTAGCATTCCGCAATTTTCCATCAGATTATTGTAATAAGGCATGTTATAAGATGTCATAAGCATTGGCGGTTCATCAAACCCATCTGTAAGAAATCCGCAGTACTCATTAGTCGAAAAATTCATCGGTCCTCTGATTGTTTCCATCCCTTCATTTTTGAGTTCTTCAGATACCCTTTTTAGTAATGCGGATGATACTTCAGTGTCATTTAAGCATTCAAAGAAACCAAAGAACCCAGTTTTCTCATTGTGAAATTCTATGTGTCTTTGATTGAGTATTGATGCGATTCTGCCGGATACAACGTCATTTTTTTCTGCAATAAAGAATTTGACCTTAGCGTGGTTAAAGAAAGGATTTTTAGATGAGAAATCTTCTTTGATCTCTTTTATGAGAGATGATACATACAGTCTGTCTTTGGAATACAGATGAAATGGAAGATTTATAAACTGATCAAGACTTTTCTCTGTATTAGCCTCTATAATTTTTACGGGATACAAGAGGGTATATTCTCTATAGAGATTTAAACTACTTTATTAACCCCAGCGATTTCCCAACTTTTGCAAAAATATCAAGCACTAAGTCGAGGTGTTCATCAGTATGAGTAGCCATATAGCTTGTTCTTATCAGTGCCTTGCCTGCAGGGACCGCAGGGTTCACTGCAACGTTTGCAAAAATCCCTTCTTCCTGAAGCATCATTGCCATTTTAAAGGCATTCTCATCTTCTCCTACAATCACAGGTATTATAGGAGTTTCGCTTGGACCTATTTCAAAGCCGAGATCCCTGAAACCTTTAAGCATTTTGTTTGTATTCTTCCATAGTTGTTCTCTGCGCTCAGGTTCATTCTCGATAATGTCAACAGCAGCGCTTACAGCAGCTATTGATGCAGGAGGAGGGCTTGCGCTGAACATTAAAGAGCGAGCAAAATGTTTTATATAATGTATTATATTTTCATCCCCTGCTATAAATCCACCGATTGATGCAAGAGATTTACTGTATGTGCCCATTATAAGGTCAACATCTTTTTCGAGTCCAAAGTGTTCTGCAGTACCGCGTCCGGTTTTTCCAAGGACTCCGATGCCGTGTGCATCATCAACCATCAGCCTTGCATTATATTTTTTTGCAAGTTCTACGATATCAGGAAGTTTTGCAATGTCACCTTCCATGCTGAACACGCCGTCAACCACTATGAGTTTTGTTCGATCTTCATTTTCTTTTAAGACACGATCCAGATCAGTCATGTCATTATGTCTGAATTTTTTAACCTCGCCGTAAGAAAGCTTACAGCCGTCGATTATGCTTGCATGATCCATTTTATCGATTATCACGAGGTCATTTTTACCAATAAGCGCAGACACAACTCCGAGATTAACCTGATATCCTGTTGAGAAAACAAGCGCTGCATCTTTTCTCATGAATTTCGCAAGTTTATTCTCAAGGTCTACGTGTATATCAAGGGTTCCATTTAGGAAGCGTGAACCTGCGCAGCCGGAACCATATTTTTTAACAGCTTGTATTGCGGATTCTTTTATCTTTGGATGGCTTGTAAGTCCGAGATAATTATTCGATCCTATCATGATCATTTTTTTGCCGTTAATGATCACGACTGGATCCTGTGCGCTCTCAATAACTCTGAAATAAGGATAGATGCCGAAAGATATTAGTTCTTTTGCCTTTGTGAATTTAAGACACTTTTCAAAGATGTCTGATGATTTTTTTACAGCCATTGATGAATCCTGTACCAATCCGCTGTCCATTTAACACCTTCCTTTATTCTGACTTTTGGACTAAAGCCTAATTCGTTTTGTGCCTTTGACGAATTGCATGTCCAGTAAGAGTATTGTAACTCTTTTATTTTATCAATGTTAATAATACTATCTTTGCTTATTTTTTGTCCAATATTTGCTATAAGGGGCATAATAAATCTCGGTATCTTGAATTTTACAGGTTTTGTTTCTACAGCTGAAGATATTTCATTTACTATATCTTCGTTTGAATAGACTCTATTGTCTGAGAGATAATAAACCTCGCCTGACTTGGAATCATTTTCAGCAGACAGCGCTATCCCTTTGGCAAGGTCTTCGACATAAATTAAAGAATAATAACAGCTCCCCCAGCAGAAAGATATTCCCTTTTTTACAAGCTTGAAAAGCGTATACATGTCCCGGTCTCTCGGACCGTATACTGCGGGAGGTCTGATAATAATAACAGGCATTTGATCTTTATATTTTAGGACTCTTTTTTCACCCTCAAGCTTACTCTTGCCGTAAGAAGAGACGGGTCTTGGTTCAAATGATTCATTGAGAGGTTTTCCGTCATGACTGGGGCCTGCTGCAGCAAGACTGCTAAGATAAACAAATTTTTTGATACTGGGATTTTTTTCTGCCACTGTCTCTATCAGATTTTCAGTGCCCTTTGCGTTTATGTGAAAAAAATTTTTTGCATCAAAGGTTTTTGTAATGCCTGCAAGGTGGAACACATAGTCGAAGTCTGCGTCTGCTATTGAATCGAGAAGAGATTGCTTGTCTGAACAGTCGCCGTAAATAAGTTTTACATCAAGATCTTCAATCCAGCGGAGATTAGATGTTTTTCTTACAAGACAGGTTACTTGATGCCCTTGTTTTAATAATTCCTCAACAAGGAAGCTGCCTATAAATCCAGTCGCGCCTGTAACAAGGGTTTTCATAATTTAGAGTGGCTTATTCTGCGTGATATTCTCTCTAAGAGTAAAGTATATATCAGATATTTTTTGATGAAACAATAAAATAATCTCCTTAAAGGTTCATTGATTCTAGAAGTGCAATTCTTTTTTCCATAGGAGGATGCGTGCTGAAAAGTTTTAGAAGACCTCCGCCTGTTAGTGGATTGACTATAAACATATGAGAAGTTGCCGGATTTGCATCCATTGGTATCTGCTGGGATGCGAAATGAAGTCTTCTGAGCGCACTTGCCAACGACCTGGGGTTTCCTGCAAGGCGTGCGCCGCCTTCGTCAGCTGCATATTCTCTCGAGCGGGATATTGCCATTTGAATAAGCAGGGCAGCAATAGGCCCCACAATCATCATTGCGATTGCTGCGACAGGACTGCTGCCGCCTTCTTCGTCGTTGCCTCTATGTCCGCCAAATAATGCAGCCCACTGTGCCATCTGTGCAAGATAACTTATTGCAGCGGCAATAGTTGCAGCAATGGTGCTTATAAGAATATCTCTATGCTTTATGTGTGCAAGCTCATGAGCTATAACGCCGGTAAGTTCTTCGCTGCTCAGAATTCGCATTATACCGGTTGTTACGGCTACAGCAGCATGATTAGGATTTCTTCCAGTTGCGAATGCATTAGGCTGCTCTTGTTCCATAATATAAACCTTTGGCATTGGCATTTCTGCTTTTTGTGCGAGTCTTCTGACTATTCCGTAAAGTTCCGGTGCTTCTGATTCTGTTACTTGTTGTGCACCGTACATTTTAAGAACAATTTTATCACTGAACCAGTATGTAAATAAATTCATTAATACTGCAAAAATAAGAGCTATTGTCATTCCCTGTTTTCCGCCCAGCGCTGCTCCGGCCCATACAAGTAACAGGCTTAAGAAAACAAGCAAGAATAATGTTTTTATACTATTCATATTTACCTCCTACTGAGTAAACTCTCATGCGGCATTTATTATGCGGTATCTTTTTAATATTTTCAAATCATTATAGCTTATCAAGGATTTTGGTTGCAAGATTTAAAAAAGACATTTTTTTATTAAAATAATTGAAGCATTCTTAAATAATTTTTCCAATTTGTTACAATTACACAAAAGCACCAAAGGAGATTTTAAATGGATATACATCATTTAAAAATTTTTCTTTCTGTATATAAAAGTAAAAGTTTTTCAAAGGCTTCAGAACTGGTATCTCTCACCCAGCCTACAATAAGCGAACATATAAAGAAATTAGAAACAGATCTTAACTGTAGATTATTTGACA
Above is a genomic segment from Nitrospiraceae bacterium containing:
- the htpX gene encoding zinc metalloprotease HtpX gives rise to the protein MNSIKTLFLLVFLSLLLVWAGAALGGKQGMTIALIFAVLMNLFTYWFSDKIVLKMYGAQQVTESEAPELYGIVRRLAQKAEMPMPKVYIMEQEQPNAFATGRNPNHAAVAVTTGIMRILSSEELTGVIAHELAHIKHRDILISTIAATIAAAISYLAQMAQWAALFGGHRGNDEEGGSSPVAAIAMMIVGPIAALLIQMAISRSREYAADEGGARLAGNPRSLASALRRLHFASQQIPMDANPATSHMFIVNPLTGGGLLKLFSTHPPMEKRIALLESMNL
- the eno gene encoding phosphopyruvate hydratase, yielding MGQITDVHAREIIDSRGNPTIEAEVYLDSGAIGRAAVPSGASTGQREALELRDGGKRFFGKGVLNAVTNIVKEIGPAIRGLDSYDQTYIDNLLIELDGTENKSRLGANAILGASLAVCKASADEAGMPLYRYIGGCNVKQLPIPMMNILNGGAHADNNLDIQEFMIMPLGLESFASALRAGVEIFHNLKTILKSKGLNTAVGDEGGFAPDLNGNEAAIELVMQAIEKAGYKPGKDVYIALDVAASELYSKNNYKFDGKNISSEEIVSYYEKWTNKYPILSIEDGLAENDWKGWKMMTERLGKKVQLVGDDIFVTNTKILEKGIEEGIANSILIKLNQIGTLTETLDAIEMAKRAGYTAIISHRSGETEDTTIADLAVAVNAGFIKTGSLARSERVSKYNRLLRIEEELADSAIYKGLETFYNLKG
- the lpdA gene encoding dihydrolipoyl dehydrogenase; amino-acid sequence: MKQIVLGSGPGGYVAAIKAAQRGAQVTVIEKDEVGGTCLNCGCIPAKALIASSEAFAKAKRLDEFGIEVKGEILANAQKINQRKNNIISVQAKGIRTLFKSWGITFKEGQASFISPQEIQIKSKDGSIENIKTEKTIIATGSRPAEIPLLKFDGQKIFSSTDALNLTSIPKSVLIIGAGVMGCEFACIYKELGSEVTMVEMMSRAVVLEDIEISEQLERELKKKKITLLTNAKVEQIEKIDNGVRAILSDGKEIITEKIIVSIGRTFNSDFMGLENAGIQIGEKGEILVNEKMETNAAGIYAIGDVTGKMLLAHIASKQGIVASLNASGEKALMDYDAVPAAIFTSPEIGSVGLREHQALEKGIDIIKGYFQFRNLGKAHAIGEISGFIKVIGDKKDDRILGMHIIGPHASDLIHEGAIAIKTRLKIKDIANTIHAHPTLSEGLMEASEDAHNEAIHVLKKSLKNL
- the gcvH gene encoding glycine cleavage system protein GcvH: MTPEDLKYHKEHTWVKVSGKKATIGITDYAQDALGDIVYIDLPETDTTIDINTELAEIESTKATSSVISPVSGNIVAVNDDLSESPEIMNEEPYGKGWIAVIEMEDESELEDLLDASEYEKHIEEESK
- a CDS encoding NAD(P)-dependent oxidoreductase; translation: MKTLVTGATGFIGSFLVEELLKQGHQVTCLVRKTSNLRWIEDLDVKLIYGDCSDKQSLLDSIADADFDYVFHLAGITKTFDAKNFFHINAKGTENLIETVAEKNPSIKKFVYLSSLAAAGPSHDGKPLNESFEPRPVSSYGKSKLEGEKRVLKYKDQMPVIIIRPPAVYGPRDRDMYTLFKLVKKGISFCWGSCYYSLIYVEDLAKGIALSAENDSKSGEVYYLSDNRVYSNEDIVNEISSAVETKPVKFKIPRFIMPLIANIGQKISKDSIINIDKIKELQYSYWTCNSSKAQNELGFSPKVRIKEGVKWTADWYRIHQWL
- a CDS encoding pyridoxal phosphate-dependent aminotransferase family protein translates to MDSGLVQDSSMAVKKSSDIFEKCLKFTKAKELISFGIYPYFRVIESAQDPVVIINGKKMIMIGSNNYLGLTSHPKIKESAIQAVKKYGSGCAGSRFLNGTLDIHVDLENKLAKFMRKDAALVFSTGYQVNLGVVSALIGKNDLVIIDKMDHASIIDGCKLSYGEVKKFRHNDMTDLDRVLKENEDRTKLIVVDGVFSMEGDIAKLPDIVELAKKYNARLMVDDAHGIGVLGKTGRGTAEHFGLEKDVDLIMGTYSKSLASIGGFIAGDENIIHYIKHFARSLMFSASPPPASIAAVSAAVDIIENEPERREQLWKNTNKMLKGFRDLGFEIGPSETPIIPVIVGEDENAFKMAMMLQEEGIFANVAVNPAVPAGKALIRTSYMATHTDEHLDLVLDIFAKVGKSLGLIK